One Micromonospora sp. WMMD812 genomic window carries:
- the rplU gene encoding 50S ribosomal protein L21 — protein sequence MYAIVKTGGKQYKVAEGDVIEVEKLTGAPGDAVKLTAVLLVDGDDLVTDAAKLAKVAVSGEIAAHTKGPKIRIHKFKNKTGYHKRQGHRQPLTQVKVTGISSGK from the coding sequence ATGTACGCGATCGTCAAGACCGGCGGCAAGCAGTACAAGGTCGCCGAGGGCGACGTGATCGAGGTCGAGAAGCTCACCGGTGCCCCCGGTGACGCGGTGAAGCTCACCGCGGTGCTCCTCGTCGACGGTGACGACCTGGTGACCGACGCGGCGAAGCTTGCCAAGGTCGCGGTGTCCGGCGAGATCGCCGCGCACACCAAGGGCCCGAAGATCCGGATCCACAAGTTCAAGAACAAGACCGGCTACCACAAGCGCCAGGGTCACCGCCAGCCGCTGACCCAGGTCAAGGTGACCGGCATCTCCAGCGGGAAGTAG
- the rpmA gene encoding 50S ribosomal protein L27, whose product MAHKKGASSSRNGRDSAAQRLGVKRFGGQVVSAGEIIVRQRGTKFHPGDLVGRGGDDTLFALSAGAVQFGTKRGRKTVSIVPQQ is encoded by the coding sequence ATGGCTCACAAAAAGGGTGCGTCCAGCTCGCGTAACGGCCGTGACTCCGCGGCCCAGCGGCTCGGCGTGAAGCGCTTCGGTGGTCAGGTCGTCAGCGCCGGCGAGATCATCGTCCGGCAGCGTGGCACCAAGTTCCACCCCGGTGACCTGGTCGGCCGTGGCGGCGACGACACGCTCTTCGCGCTGTCCGCCGGTGCGGTCCAGTTCGGCACCAAGCGGGGTCGCAAGACCGTCAGCATCGTGCCGCAGCAGTAG
- the obgE gene encoding GTPase ObgE: MTTFVDRVVLHMLAGDGGHGCVSIHREKFKPFGGPDGGNGGHGGSVSLVVDPQVTTLLDFHFRPHMKAENGKGGAGSNRDGANGHDLVIKVPNGTVVQTLDGTVLADMVGAGTTFEAARGGRGGRGNASLANARRKAPGFAELGEPGDKLDVVLELKSVADVGLVGYPSAGKSSLISVISAAKPKIADYPFTTLVPNLGVVRVDNHTFTVADVPGLIPGAASGKGLGLEFLRHIERCAVLVHVIDTATLELDRDPLADIDTIEAELNEYGGLADRPRLVALNKVDVPDGRDLAEIVRPDLEARGFRVFEVSAATREGLKELTYAMAELVEAARAAAPPAEPTRIVIRPTAVDDAGFTIEAEPDGSYTVRGVRPERWVRQTNFDNDEAVGYLADRLARLGVEEKLAKSGAQPGDLVRIGEREFDWQPTLYAGVDFVPGNRGTDIRLEEKSTRANAAERLAARKARRQRPADEIEAGETETETETETETETEIEIEAGATAEDVDDAQ, translated from the coding sequence GTGACGACGTTCGTTGACCGGGTCGTCCTGCACATGCTGGCCGGCGACGGCGGGCACGGCTGTGTCTCGATCCACCGGGAGAAGTTCAAGCCCTTCGGCGGCCCGGACGGCGGCAACGGCGGGCACGGCGGCAGCGTCTCGCTGGTCGTCGACCCGCAGGTGACCACACTGCTGGACTTCCACTTCCGTCCGCACATGAAGGCCGAGAACGGCAAGGGCGGCGCCGGCTCGAACCGGGACGGCGCGAACGGCCATGACCTGGTCATCAAGGTGCCGAACGGCACCGTGGTGCAGACCCTCGACGGCACGGTCCTGGCCGACATGGTCGGCGCGGGCACCACCTTCGAGGCGGCCCGGGGCGGGCGCGGTGGTCGCGGCAACGCGTCGCTCGCCAACGCCCGGCGCAAGGCGCCCGGCTTCGCCGAGCTCGGCGAACCCGGCGACAAGCTGGACGTGGTGCTGGAGCTGAAGAGCGTCGCCGACGTCGGCCTGGTCGGCTATCCGTCGGCCGGCAAGTCGTCGCTGATCTCGGTGATCTCCGCCGCCAAGCCGAAGATCGCCGACTACCCGTTCACCACCCTGGTGCCCAACCTCGGCGTGGTCCGGGTGGACAACCACACCTTCACCGTCGCCGACGTGCCCGGTCTGATTCCCGGCGCGGCCAGCGGCAAGGGCCTGGGCCTGGAGTTCCTCCGGCACATCGAGCGCTGCGCGGTGCTGGTGCACGTCATCGACACCGCGACGCTGGAACTCGACCGGGACCCGCTGGCCGACATCGACACCATCGAGGCGGAGCTGAACGAGTACGGCGGCCTGGCCGACCGGCCCCGGCTGGTGGCGCTCAACAAGGTCGACGTACCGGACGGCCGGGACCTGGCCGAGATCGTCCGGCCCGACCTCGAGGCGCGCGGCTTCCGGGTGTTCGAGGTCTCCGCCGCCACCCGGGAGGGGCTGAAGGAGCTCACGTACGCGATGGCGGAGCTGGTCGAGGCGGCCCGTGCGGCGGCCCCGCCGGCCGAGCCGACCCGGATCGTGATCCGGCCCACCGCGGTGGACGACGCCGGGTTCACCATCGAGGCGGAGCCGGACGGCTCGTACACCGTGCGTGGCGTACGTCCGGAGCGCTGGGTCCGGCAGACGAACTTCGACAACGACGAGGCGGTCGGCTACCTGGCCGACCGGCTGGCCCGGCTCGGCGTCGAGGAGAAGCTGGCCAAGTCCGGCGCGCAGCCCGGTGACCTCGTGCGGATCGGCGAGCGTGAGTTCGACTGGCAGCCCACGCTCTACGCCGGTGTCGACTTCGTTCCGGGCAACCGGGGCACCGACATTCGCCTGGAGGAGAAGTCGACCCGGGCCAACGCGGCCGAGCGGCTGGCCGCCCGCAAGGCACGGCGGCAGCGACCGGCGGACGAGATCGAGGCTGGCGAGACCGAGACCGAGACCGAGACCGAGACCGAGACCGAGACCGAGATCGAGATCGAGGCGGGCGCGACGGCCGAGGACGTCGACGACGCCCAATAG
- a CDS encoding GNAT family N-acetyltransferase has product MLIEVRVATDPEIAALVTAQQRELREADGGLDGQATLTHDGIRYLAVVVNGRAVACGGIQALDEHTGEVKRMYVRPSYRGRGIARQLLAALEELAFQSGHAVVCLETGTYLPAAIALCTSSGYDRIPVYGEYVDNPSRVCFAKRLPVPA; this is encoded by the coding sequence ATGTTGATCGAGGTGCGTGTGGCCACCGACCCGGAGATCGCCGCTCTGGTCACGGCCCAGCAGCGGGAGCTGCGCGAGGCCGACGGCGGGCTGGACGGGCAGGCGACCCTCACCCACGACGGCATCCGCTACCTCGCGGTGGTGGTGAACGGTCGGGCGGTCGCCTGCGGCGGGATCCAGGCACTCGACGAGCACACCGGCGAGGTCAAGCGCATGTACGTGCGGCCGTCGTACCGGGGGCGGGGGATCGCCCGCCAGCTGCTCGCCGCGCTGGAGGAGTTGGCCTTCCAGTCCGGGCACGCGGTGGTCTGCCTGGAGACCGGGACCTACCTGCCGGCCGCGATCGCGCTCTGCACCTCGTCCGGGTACGACCGGATCCCGGTCTACGGCGAGTACGTGGACAACCCGTCCCGCGTCTGCTTCGCCAAGCGGCTGCCCGTCCCGGCCTGA
- a CDS encoding DUF6766 family protein, whose product MPRWLRDNALAVAMFGAFVVFLTLQSVFGWQTHNEELVEFGADPIGWPAYLASGHFAEAVFENWESEFLQMGGYVLLTAYLVQRGSAESKPEGQTDRPEDDERRATRESPWPVRVGGLPLVIYRNSLSLALLLIFAGSFVGHLFAGAAEYNAEQALQSGAPPISTLQFLGTSDFWFQSMQNWQSEFLAVGTLVVLSIVLRQHASPESKPVTVAHAETGA is encoded by the coding sequence ATGCCGCGCTGGTTGCGAGACAACGCGTTGGCCGTCGCGATGTTCGGCGCGTTCGTCGTCTTCCTAACCTTGCAGAGCGTGTTCGGCTGGCAGACGCACAACGAGGAGCTGGTCGAGTTCGGGGCCGACCCGATCGGGTGGCCGGCGTACCTGGCCAGCGGGCACTTCGCCGAGGCGGTCTTCGAGAACTGGGAGTCCGAGTTCCTCCAGATGGGCGGCTACGTCCTGCTGACCGCGTACCTGGTGCAGCGGGGGTCGGCCGAGTCGAAGCCGGAGGGCCAGACCGACCGGCCGGAGGACGACGAACGCCGAGCGACCCGGGAGTCGCCCTGGCCGGTCCGGGTCGGCGGCCTCCCGCTGGTGATCTACCGGAACAGCCTCTCCCTCGCGCTCCTGCTGATCTTCGCGGGCTCGTTCGTCGGGCACCTGTTCGCCGGGGCCGCCGAATACAACGCCGAGCAGGCGCTGCAGAGCGGAGCGCCGCCGATCAGCACGCTGCAGTTCCTGGGCACAAGCGACTTCTGGTTCCAGTCGATGCAGAACTGGCAGAGCGAGTTCCTCGCGGTCGGCACGCTGGTCGTGCTCAGCATCGTCCTGCGCCAGCACGCCTCACCGGAGTCGAAGCCGGTCACCGTCGCGCACGCCGAAACCGGCGCCTGA
- a CDS encoding DUF4383 domain-containing protein, producing the protein MARGARGGRPAGPKPLVQLAAAAVGLVFLLIGVLGFVPGVTTNYDELQAATHHSDARLLGVFQVSILHNAVHLFFGLLGLAMARTIAGARVFLGAGGAAYLGLWLYGFVIHKESVVNFLPLNHADDWLHLGLGFGMLSLGLLLSNQVGTGGRLDTPVDRP; encoded by the coding sequence ATGGCACGGGGCGCGCGGGGTGGCCGACCGGCGGGGCCGAAGCCGCTGGTCCAACTGGCCGCCGCGGCGGTGGGCCTGGTCTTCCTCCTGATCGGCGTGCTGGGCTTCGTCCCCGGCGTCACCACCAACTACGACGAGTTGCAGGCCGCCACCCACCACTCGGACGCCCGGCTGCTCGGCGTCTTCCAGGTGTCGATCCTGCACAACGCGGTGCACCTGTTCTTCGGCCTGCTCGGCCTGGCGATGGCCCGCACCATCGCGGGCGCCCGGGTCTTCCTCGGCGCGGGCGGCGCGGCCTATCTCGGCCTCTGGCTGTACGGGTTCGTGATCCACAAGGAGAGCGTGGTCAACTTCCTGCCGCTGAACCACGCCGACGACTGGCTGCACCTGGGCCTCGGCTTCGGCATGCTCTCGCTCGGCCTGCTCCTCTCCAACCAGGTCGGCACCGGCGGGCGGCTGGACACCCCTGTCGACCGCCCCTGA
- a CDS encoding phage holin family protein produces the protein MSMPTQGPGLDSGHAADAPHTAAEVRGSSIGELMRQVTTDLSTLLRQEVDLAKAEIRQEGRKAGKAAGLFGGAGFGGYMVALFLSLALWAGLSNVMDAGWAALVVAVLWAAIAAVLYSMAKKNARRVRGLTQTNDSVQRIPDALKPHPEGVTR, from the coding sequence ATGAGCATGCCGACGCAGGGGCCCGGCCTCGACTCCGGGCACGCCGCGGACGCCCCGCACACCGCGGCGGAGGTCAGGGGAAGCTCCATCGGTGAACTGATGCGTCAGGTCACCACCGACCTGTCCACCCTGCTGCGGCAGGAGGTGGACCTGGCCAAGGCCGAGATCCGCCAGGAGGGCCGGAAGGCGGGCAAGGCCGCCGGGCTCTTCGGCGGCGCCGGCTTCGGCGGATACATGGTGGCCCTCTTCCTCTCGCTGGCCCTCTGGGCCGGGCTGTCCAACGTGATGGACGCCGGCTGGGCGGCGCTGGTCGTGGCCGTCCTGTGGGCCGCGATCGCCGCGGTCCTCTACTCGATGGCCAAGAAGAACGCGCGGCGCGTACGCGGCCTCACGCAGACCAACGACAGCGTGCAGCGGATCCCCGACGCGCTGAAGCCCCACCCGGAGGGAGTGACCCGATGA
- a CDS encoding DUF3618 domain-containing protein encodes MSTDPDQIRREIEATRNSLSSDVDALAYKVSPSRIVDDRKRRARTALQNVRDKVMGTASDLGHGTGHAAHSVGDRASSAASTVSDAAHSAASTVSDAAHRAPHVIRQKSEGNPLAAGLIAFGVGWLASSLIPATRREQQVATQVKEKASEHGGAVREKLTEVAGELKEELREPAQHATRSVKATAQDAVDAVKDDTRSAAQDVKDQAQQSRQQATY; translated from the coding sequence ATGAGCACCGATCCCGACCAGATCCGCCGGGAGATCGAAGCCACCCGTAACAGCCTCAGCTCCGATGTGGACGCGCTGGCGTACAAGGTCAGCCCGAGCCGCATCGTCGACGATCGCAAGCGGCGGGCCCGTACCGCGTTGCAGAATGTGAGGGACAAGGTCATGGGAACCGCGTCGGACCTCGGCCACGGCACCGGCCACGCCGCCCACTCGGTGGGCGACCGGGCCTCGTCGGCGGCCTCCACGGTGAGCGACGCCGCGCACTCGGCGGCGTCGACGGTGAGCGACGCGGCGCACCGCGCGCCGCACGTCATCCGGCAGAAGTCCGAGGGCAACCCGCTCGCTGCCGGCCTGATCGCGTTCGGCGTGGGCTGGCTCGCGTCCTCGCTGATCCCGGCCACCCGCCGCGAGCAGCAGGTGGCGACGCAGGTCAAGGAGAAGGCCAGCGAGCACGGCGGCGCGGTCAGGGAGAAGCTGACCGAGGTGGCCGGTGAGCTGAAGGAGGAGCTGCGGGAGCCGGCGCAGCATGCCACCCGCTCGGTGAAGGCGACCGCCCAGGACGCGGTGGACGCCGTCAAGGACGACACCCGGTCCGCCGCGCAGGACGTGAAGGATCAGGCGCAGCAGTCCCGCCAGCAGGCGACCTACTGA
- a CDS encoding cytochrome P450, whose protein sequence is MATIPVDRSPDSTLALLRDGYRFIGERCDRYGVDVFQTRLLLRPTVCLRGRPAAVLFYDPDRFQRAGATPLRVQRTLTGRGGVQGLDGPAHLDRKGMLLSLMTPTAIRQLGQLFDDEWRARVPVWERAGPVVLYGELGRMLTRAVCAWAGVPLAESQVDRRAADLHAMIKSGAVVGPVHWRGLLARRRAERWLVDLIDRTRAGALPAPAGSALQVIAEHRDIQGRPLPRRIAAVELLNVLRPTVAVDRFIVFAALALHDHPAWRQRVRGDDDAAETFVQEVRRYYPFFPVAAARVRRSFDWQGYHFPRGRRVLLDLYGTNHDPRLWPEPERFRPERFTGWRADPFGLVPQGGGEHTTGHRCAGEWITIDLMKRAVANLTGTMRYDVPPQDLAVSTRRMPTLLPSGFMIINVRRTA, encoded by the coding sequence ATGGCGACGATCCCGGTCGACCGCAGCCCGGACAGCACCCTCGCGCTGCTCCGCGACGGCTACCGCTTCATCGGCGAGCGTTGCGACCGGTACGGCGTGGACGTCTTCCAGACCCGCCTGCTGCTGAGACCGACCGTCTGCCTGCGCGGCCGGCCCGCCGCGGTGCTCTTCTACGACCCCGACCGCTTCCAGCGCGCGGGCGCCACGCCGTTGCGGGTGCAGCGGACCCTCACCGGGCGCGGCGGGGTACAGGGGCTGGACGGCCCGGCCCACCTCGACCGCAAGGGCATGCTCCTGTCGCTCATGACGCCGACCGCCATCCGGCAGCTGGGCCAACTCTTCGACGACGAGTGGCGGGCCCGCGTCCCGGTCTGGGAGAGGGCGGGACCGGTCGTGCTCTACGGGGAGCTGGGCCGGATGCTCACCCGGGCGGTGTGCGCCTGGGCCGGGGTGCCGCTGGCCGAGTCGCAGGTCGACCGGCGCGCCGCCGACCTGCACGCGATGATCAAGAGCGGCGCGGTGGTCGGGCCGGTGCACTGGCGAGGACTGCTGGCCCGCCGACGGGCCGAACGCTGGCTCGTGGACCTCATCGACCGGACCCGGGCCGGCGCCCTGCCCGCGCCGGCCGGCAGCGCGTTGCAGGTGATCGCCGAGCACCGGGACATCCAGGGAAGGCCGCTCCCGCGCCGGATCGCCGCGGTCGAACTGCTCAACGTGTTGCGGCCGACCGTCGCGGTCGACCGGTTCATCGTCTTCGCCGCGCTCGCCCTGCACGACCACCCGGCCTGGCGGCAGCGGGTCCGCGGGGACGACGACGCGGCCGAGACCTTCGTGCAGGAGGTCCGGCGGTACTACCCGTTCTTCCCGGTCGCCGCGGCCCGGGTACGACGCTCCTTCGACTGGCAGGGCTACCACTTCCCCCGCGGCCGGCGGGTGCTGCTCGACCTCTACGGCACCAACCACGATCCGCGGCTGTGGCCGGAGCCGGAGCGGTTCCGTCCGGAGCGGTTCACCGGCTGGCGGGCGGACCCCTTCGGGCTGGTCCCGCAGGGCGGCGGGGAGCACACCACCGGACACCGCTGCGCCGGGGAGTGGATCACCATCGACCTGATGAAGCGGGCGGTGGCGAACCTGACCGGCACCATGCGGTACGACGTACCGCCGCAGGACCTGGCGGTCAGCACCCGCCGGATGCCGACCCTGCTCCCGAGCGGCTTCATGATCATCAACGTCCGCCGCACCGCCTGA
- a CDS encoding DUF397 domain-containing protein gives MALHPKGDFDLSRAVWQRADGDTSESAVEVAFVDDLIGMRNSAEPDGPVLVFTQAEWDAFVAGAQDGEFDLD, from the coding sequence ATGGCTCTGCACCCCAAGGGCGACTTCGACCTGTCCCGGGCGGTCTGGCAGCGGGCCGACGGCGACACCTCCGAGAGCGCCGTGGAGGTCGCCTTCGTCGACGACCTCATCGGCATGCGCAACTCGGCCGAGCCCGACGGACCGGTCCTGGTCTTCACCCAGGCCGAGTGGGACGCGTTCGTCGCCGGCGCCCAGGACGGCGAGTTCGACCTCGACTGA
- the pepN gene encoding aminopeptidase N: MPSLTRVEATARGAAITVESYQVDLDLTGGGDLFRSHVTVRFRSTPGAATFAEVKPAKLLAVRLNDADLDPDTLDDNRLPLTGLRERNTLAVEAEMAYSNTGEGMHRFVDPADGETYLYAMSFLDDVQRIFAAFDQPDLKAPVTLSVTAPPEWTVAANGQVAANPRPGRWEFAPTVPLATYFFSLIAGPYHVRRGEHDGIPLGIYCRRSLAEHLDADAEEIFTVTRQCLDRFHQLFAERYPFGKYDQAFVPEFNAGAMENPGLVTLRDDYVFRSAVTDTQRELRATTIAHEMAHMWFGDLVTMRWWDDLWLNESFAEYLGTRVTAEATRFDRAWTTFALRRKAWGYAADQRPSTHPVAPEEVADAAQALLNFDGISYAKGASVLRQLVAWLGDEAFLAGLNAHFAAHRFGNATLADLLGSLSAASGRDLTGWARRWLREAQVNTVRAEVTVDSDGRYQEVALVQTAPESHPVLRPHRIGVGRYATDGTVDRTEVDLDPDADGGRTVLDELAGAPAARLLLPNDGDLTFAKVRLDPASADAVPLVLPGLADPLARALLWGEALDAATDGERPVAGVVGLIAAALPAETEVIIAEDVLTLSRSLVDRYLDPAAREAALARIAEACGRLLDGAPAGGSLQLAGARALIAATSDADLLTGWLAGRGVPAGLAVDAELRWAVLRRLVVLGAAGEPEIAAEAAADPSAAGQERAARCRAALPETAAKRAAWEIIVSNTDLSNRLVEATAEGFWQPEQAELTAAYVGRYFADMPAAARLRTPWTADRVAGLAFPRYAVTQPTREAAAALLARDDLTPGLRRVVTDADDDLRRALVARTAVAAATA, translated from the coding sequence ATGCCGAGCCTGACCCGTGTAGAGGCGACCGCGCGTGGCGCGGCGATTACCGTCGAGTCCTATCAGGTGGACCTCGACCTGACCGGCGGCGGCGACCTGTTCCGCTCCCACGTCACCGTCCGGTTCCGGTCCACCCCCGGCGCCGCGACCTTCGCCGAGGTCAAACCCGCGAAACTGCTCGCGGTACGCCTCAACGACGCCGACCTCGACCCCGACACGCTCGACGACAACCGGCTGCCGCTCACCGGCCTGCGCGAGCGGAACACGCTCGCCGTCGAGGCGGAGATGGCCTACTCGAACACCGGCGAGGGGATGCACCGCTTCGTCGACCCGGCCGACGGCGAGACCTATCTCTACGCCATGTCCTTCCTCGATGACGTGCAGCGCATCTTCGCCGCGTTCGACCAGCCCGACCTGAAGGCGCCGGTCACCCTCAGCGTCACCGCGCCTCCGGAGTGGACGGTCGCGGCGAACGGCCAGGTCGCGGCCAACCCGCGCCCGGGGCGCTGGGAGTTCGCCCCGACCGTCCCGCTCGCCACGTACTTCTTCTCGCTGATCGCCGGGCCGTACCACGTCCGGCGGGGCGAGCACGACGGGATCCCGCTCGGCATCTACTGCCGCCGCTCGCTCGCCGAGCACCTGGACGCCGACGCCGAGGAGATCTTCACGGTCACCCGGCAGTGCCTCGACCGGTTCCACCAGCTCTTCGCCGAGCGCTACCCGTTCGGCAAGTACGACCAGGCGTTCGTGCCGGAGTTCAACGCCGGGGCGATGGAGAATCCGGGCCTGGTCACCCTGCGGGACGACTACGTGTTCCGCTCCGCGGTGACCGACACCCAGCGGGAGCTGCGGGCCACCACCATCGCGCACGAGATGGCGCACATGTGGTTCGGTGACCTGGTCACCATGCGCTGGTGGGACGACCTGTGGCTGAACGAGTCCTTCGCCGAGTACCTGGGCACCCGGGTGACCGCCGAGGCGACGCGGTTCGACCGGGCGTGGACCACGTTCGCGCTGCGTCGCAAGGCGTGGGGGTACGCCGCCGACCAGCGCCCCTCCACGCACCCGGTCGCGCCGGAGGAGGTGGCCGACGCCGCGCAGGCGCTGCTGAACTTCGACGGCATCTCGTACGCCAAGGGCGCCAGCGTGCTGCGGCAGTTGGTCGCCTGGCTCGGCGACGAGGCGTTCCTGGCCGGGCTGAACGCGCACTTCGCGGCGCACCGGTTCGGCAACGCCACGCTGGCCGACCTGCTCGGCAGCCTGTCGGCGGCCAGCGGTCGGGACCTGACCGGCTGGGCGCGGCGGTGGCTGCGCGAGGCGCAGGTGAACACGGTGCGCGCCGAGGTGACCGTCGACTCCGACGGGCGCTACCAGGAGGTCGCGCTGGTGCAGACCGCGCCGGAGTCCCACCCGGTGCTGCGCCCCCACCGGATCGGCGTCGGCCGGTACGCCACCGACGGCACGGTCGACCGGACGGAGGTCGACCTGGACCCCGACGCCGACGGTGGCCGCACCGTGCTCGACGAGCTGGCCGGAGCGCCGGCCGCCCGGCTGCTGCTGCCCAACGACGGCGACCTGACCTTCGCGAAGGTGCGCCTCGACCCGGCGTCGGCGGACGCCGTACCGCTCGTGTTGCCCGGTCTGGCCGACCCGCTGGCCCGGGCGCTGCTCTGGGGCGAGGCGCTCGACGCGGCGACCGACGGTGAGCGGCCGGTGGCCGGCGTGGTGGGTCTGATCGCTGCCGCGTTGCCCGCGGAGACCGAGGTGATCATCGCCGAGGACGTGTTGACGTTGAGCCGGTCGCTGGTGGACCGCTACCTCGACCCCGCGGCCCGGGAGGCGGCGCTGGCGCGGATCGCCGAGGCCTGTGGCCGGCTGCTCGACGGCGCACCGGCCGGCGGGTCGTTGCAGCTGGCCGGGGCCCGCGCGCTGATCGCCGCGACCAGCGACGCCGACCTGCTGACCGGCTGGCTGGCCGGCCGGGGCGTGCCCGCCGGGCTGGCCGTCGACGCCGAGCTGCGCTGGGCGGTGCTGCGCCGGCTGGTGGTGCTCGGCGCCGCCGGCGAACCGGAGATCGCCGCGGAGGCGGCGGCGGACCCGAGCGCGGCGGGCCAGGAGCGGGCCGCGCGTTGCCGGGCGGCGCTGCCCGAGACGGCGGCCAAGCGGGCGGCCTGGGAGATCATCGTCAGCAACACCGACCTCTCCAACCGGCTGGTCGAGGCGACCGCGGAGGGCTTCTGGCAGCCCGAGCAGGCCGAGCTGACCGCTGCCTACGTCGGCCGGTACTTCGCCGACATGCCGGCGGCGGCGCGGCTGCGCACCCCCTGGACAGCCGACCGCGTCGCCGGCCTGGCCTTCCCGCGCTACGCCGTGACCCAGCCGACGCGGGAGGCGGCCGCGGCGCTGCTGGCCCGTGACGACCTGACGCCGGGGCTGCGGCGGGTGGTCACCGACGCCGACGACGACCTGCGCCGAGCGCTCGTCGCCCGCACCGCGGTAGCCGCCGCCACAGCCTGA
- a CDS encoding NAD(P)/FAD-dependent oxidoreductase: protein MSTVRTAIVIGGGIAGPVTGLALRRAGIAATVYEAYPSTADGIGGTLALAPNGVAALRAVGADRAVTAIATPIRRTAMAIGRKRFTLPSLADVPPLQVVHRADLHRALHDRAVAGGVVIEHGRRLIDVRESADGVTAHFADGSTVTADVLVGADGIRSTVRTLIDPAAPGPRYTGLLGFEAVARHEVDVEPGTMTFAFGRRGYYLYWPEPGGGTRWGVNLPQERPMTLTEARAVPAAEWLRTLREAYGDDDPGRQLMATSSADELQVVGSLMIMPPVPRWHRGRMVLVGDAAHAPSNSSGQGASLAIESAVQLARCLRDLPDVGSAFAAYERLRRDRVEKVAARAARINRAKAPGAVARALMPLLMPLFLKTVMDPEKTMGHEQRYVIDWDAPVNATPAMR, encoded by the coding sequence ATGAGCACAGTGAGGACGGCCATCGTCATCGGTGGCGGCATCGCGGGCCCGGTGACCGGGCTGGCGCTGCGCCGGGCGGGCATCGCCGCCACGGTGTACGAGGCGTACCCGAGCACCGCCGACGGCATCGGCGGCACCCTCGCGCTCGCCCCCAACGGCGTCGCCGCGCTGCGCGCCGTCGGCGCGGACCGCGCCGTGACCGCGATCGCCACCCCCATCCGCCGCACCGCGATGGCCATCGGACGCAAGCGCTTCACCCTGCCGAGCCTGGCCGACGTGCCGCCGCTGCAGGTGGTGCACCGCGCCGACCTGCACCGCGCGCTGCACGACCGGGCCGTCGCCGGCGGCGTGGTGATCGAGCACGGCCGGCGCCTGATCGACGTACGTGAGAGCGCCGACGGTGTCACCGCCCACTTCGCCGACGGCAGCACCGTCACGGCCGACGTCCTGGTCGGCGCCGACGGGATCCGCTCGACGGTCCGTACGCTGATCGACCCGGCCGCGCCGGGCCCGCGATACACCGGGCTGCTCGGCTTCGAGGCGGTGGCCCGGCACGAGGTGGACGTCGAGCCGGGCACCATGACGTTCGCCTTCGGCCGGCGCGGCTACTACCTCTACTGGCCGGAGCCCGGCGGCGGCACCCGGTGGGGGGTCAACCTGCCGCAGGAGCGGCCGATGACCCTCACCGAGGCCCGGGCCGTGCCCGCCGCCGAGTGGCTCCGGACGCTGCGCGAGGCGTACGGCGACGACGACCCCGGCCGTCAGCTCATGGCGACCAGCAGCGCCGACGAGCTGCAGGTGGTGGGCTCGCTCATGATCATGCCGCCGGTGCCGCGCTGGCACCGGGGGCGGATGGTTCTGGTCGGCGACGCGGCGCACGCCCCGTCGAACAGCTCCGGCCAGGGCGCGTCGCTGGCGATCGAGAGCGCCGTCCAGCTCGCCCGCTGCCTGCGCGACCTGCCCGACGTGGGGTCCGCGTTCGCCGCGTACGAGCGGCTGCGGCGGGACCGGGTCGAGAAGGTCGCCGCACGGGCCGCACGGATCAACCGGGCCAAGGCGCCGGGCGCCGTGGCCCGGGCGCTGATGCCGCTGCTCATGCCGCTGTTCCTGAAGACGGTGATGGACCCGGAGAAGACGATGGGCCACGAGCAGCGCTACGTCATCGACTGGGACGCTCCGGTGAACGCCACGCCCGCGATGCGCTGA